TCCTCGGGCGCATCCACGGTGCCGCGCTTCCGGCAGAAGATGGGATAGGCCTTTCCCTGTTCCGTGCGCGAGTAGTACCACCAGTCGCCGCGACGCTCGGGTGGGCGGCTGTCGTCTTCCTTGAGGCGCCCGATCATCTCCTGATAGAGCGCCTCTTGCAGTGCCACGGTCGGCTTGGTGATGGCCTCGGTGTAGTCGTTCTCCGCGCGCAGATACGCGATCACCTCGGGGTTCTCGCGGTCGCGCATCCAGGAGTAATCGTCCACGCGGGTTTCCCCGTGCAGAACGGTCACGTGCGGAATGCGTGGGGCAACTGGCGGGGTAATCGGAGCAGAGGCGGACATCGGTTGGACGCAAAAAGGGGGACAGCCACCTTCGCCGCAGGCACAGTTGCCGCGGGGGAAGCGAACGAGACCACAATAAGATAAGTTCTGCGAATGCCAAGAAACGACTCGCCCGGCCAGCGCCTGCTCAGCACGCACCGTGCCCTCTCCCGATTTCCCGGCGGACGGTGGCTGTTCACGCAGCTCGTGAAGTGGATGGTGCCCTACACCGGCTCGGTCAATCCACGGGTCGAAGTCCTTGAACCGGGGCACGCGCGCATCAGCATCCGCCAGCGCCGGCGGCTGGAACAGCACTTGGGCTCCATTCACGCCGTGGCACTGATCAACGTGGCTGAGTTCGCGAGTGGCGGTGCGATGATGACGATGCTCCCACCGGGGTATCGCGGCATCGTCACCAAGCTGTCGATTGAGTATTTCAAGAAGGCGCGCGGCACCGTGACCGCCGAAAGCCGCGTCACACTCCCCGACCTCACGGTGGAAGCCGAGTACGATTTTACCTCCGACATTACCGACGAATCGGGCGCGCTCGTAGCGCGCGCCACAGTCCGCTGGCGTCTCGGGCCCACCAAAACATCATGACTGCCACCGCTTTTACTCGACACGCCGGCATCGAAGTACCGCTCATTTGCGGTCCGATGTATCCGTGCAGCAATCCGGAACTCATCGCGGCCGTCAGTGAAGCGGGTGGCATTGGCATCGTGCAGCCCATCTCGCTCACGTATGTGTACGGCTACGAATACCGCGAAGGGCTCCGTCGCATTCGCCAACTCACCAACAAACCCATTGGCTTCAATGCGCTGGTTGAGGCGGGCTCGAGTCTCTACCACGAGCGCATGGTGAAGTGGGTGGATATTGCACTCGAAGAAGGCGTCCGCTTTTTCATCACGTCGCTTGGGAATCCCAAGTGGGTGTGCGACCGTGTGCACGCCGTGGGCGGCGTGGTGTACCACGACGTGACCGACAAACGCTGGGCCCTCAAGGGGCTCGACGGTGGCGCCGACGGACTCATTGCGGTGAACAATCGTGCCGGCGGCCACACGGGTGGTGCCACCCCGCAGCAACTGTTCGAAGACCTTGCGTCACTCGGCGTGCCGCTCGTCTCCGCCGGCGGCGTGGGACAACCGTCGGAGTTTGTGGAGCAACTCACACTCGGCTATGCGGGCGTGCAGCTCGGCACGCGCTTCATTGCCACGCCGGAGTGCATTGCGAGCGACGCCTACAAACAGGCGATTGTCAACGCTGTGGAATCGGACATCACACTCACCGAACGACTCACGGGCGTTCCCGTGAGCGTGATCACCACGGACTACGTGCGCCGACTCGGCACCAAGGCGGGGCCCTTTGCGCGGTGGATGCTGCGCGGCCGCCGGACCAAGCGCTGGGCGCGTACCTGGTTCGCGCTCAATGCCGTGCGCAAAATGAAGACGTCGCTCAATCAGGGTGTGGGGGAGGCCGAATACTGGCAGGCGGGGCGGAGCGTGGCCGGCATTCACGCCATTGAGCCCGCCGCGCAGATCGTCGCTGAGTTCGCCGCCGCCGCAGCGGCCGCAGGCGTGTAGGCGGGATAAGCAATTTCGGCGGCGAGTGCGTATCGTCTACATATGTCCACACGCCAATCCGCCTCCGCCGCCGCTCCCGCCAGTAACGCGCTCCCGCTGCTCCTCCTGCTCTTTGTTGGCAGCGGACTTTGCGCCCTCATCTACGAAGTGGTCTGGTTCCAGCTCCTCGAGCTGGTGATCGGCTCTTCGGCCATTTCGCTCGGCGTGCTGCTCGCCACCTTTATGGGTGGGATGTGCATCGGCAGTCTCGCCCTGCCCCGTTTACTTCCCACGCACCATCATCCGCTGCGCGTGTATGCCGCGCTCGAGTTGGGGATTGGCGTGATTGGCTTGCTCGTGCTCGGGCTGGTGCCGTTGGTAGGGGCGCTCTACTCGCCCGCGGTTGGGCACGGAGCCGGAGCGATTGTGATGCGAGCCGTGGTGGCTGCGCTCTGCCTACTCCCCCCCACGATTCTCATGGGGGCCACCCTCCCCGCCATCGCGCGCTGGATTGAGTCGTCGCCGCGCGGTGTGTCGTGGCTTGGGTTCTTCTACGGCGGCAACACGGCGGGCGCGGTGATTGGCGCGATGTTCGCTGGCTTCTACCTCCTGCGCCGCTACGATCTCTCCACCGCCACATTTGTTGCGGCCGCGCTCAACGCCGCCGTAGCCGGTGCCGCGTGGTTGTTGGCAAAGAATGCGCCGAGTGTGGCGCAGATTGCCCCCGATGTGGCTGACGTCTCGTTTGTGGGCCGCGGTGCTGGCGGTGTGGCCGCGTTGCCCTTCCGCTGGGTGGTGTACGTGGGAATCGCGCTCTCAGGCTTGGCGGCATTGGGTGCTGAAGTCGTGTGGACGCGATTGCTCTCGTTGATGCTCGGCGCTTCCACATACACGTTCTCCATTATTCTCGCGGTCTTTCTCGCGGGGCTCGGCATTGGGAGCGCTGGCGGCTCGGCGATGGCGCGTCGGCTGCGCAATCCGCGCCTCGCCTTTGGTTGGGTGCAGGCGCTGCAGATGGTGATGGTGGCCTACGGCGCGTGGATGATCGCCGACGTGCTCCCGTATTGGCCCATCAACCCGTCGCTGGCGCCCAGCCCTGTGTTCACGATGCACCTCGACGTCACGCGCGCTGCCTGGGCCGTATTGCCCTCCGCGGTGCTCTGGGGCGCGAGTTTTCCGCTCGCCCTCGCCGCAGTGGCCGGTGGTGAAGCGGACTCCGGCCGCCTCGTGGGCGGCGTGTACGCGGCCAACACCGTGGGCGCGATTATTGGTGCCTTGCTGTTCAGTCTCGTGCTGGTTCCGCAGGTCGGCACACACGGTGCATCGCAGGCGCTGGTGATTGTGTCTGCCGTCGCTGCGTTGCTGTTGTTTGCGAGCGAACTGTTCTCCACGCGCATCGCGGCGCAGGCGGCGCTCGTCACGACGCTCGTAGGCGCCGTTGCCATCGTCCCCCGCGTGGCCGAAGTACCCGCGCTGTTGGTCGCGTATGGGCGCTACATGGTGACCTGGCTCGGCCAACTCGACGTGGTGTACGTGGGCGAGGGGATGAACTCGTCCATTGCCGTAGCCACGCTCAAGAGCAGCGGCGCCACGCAGTTCCACGTGGCGGGCAAGGTGGAAGCGTCGAACCTCTCGCAGGACATGAAGCTCCAACGGATGCTCGCGCACCTGCCGGCGCTGGTGCATCCGAACCCCAAGTCCGTGTTGATCGTCGGGTTCGGTGCCGGCGTGACGGCGGGTTCGTTCGTCCCCTACCCTGGCGTTGAGCACATTTCCATTTGCGAGATTGAGCCGTTGATTCCGCAGGTGGTGAGCACCTACTTCAAAAAAGAAAACAACGATGTGATGCACGATCATCGCACCGAGATCACCTTTGACGACGCGCGCAGTTTTATTCTCACCACGCGCGACAAGTACGACGTGATCACCTCCGACCCCATTCATCCGTGGGTCAAAGGCGCGGCGGCGCTCTACACCAAGGAATATTTCGAGGCGGTCAAGGCGCACCTGAACCCAGGCGGTGTGGTCACGCAGTGGGTGCCGCTCTACGAGAGCAACCTCGAGGCCGTGAAGAGCGAAGTGGCCACCTTTCTCGCGGTGTTCCCCACCGGCACCGTGTGGGCGAACAACATGGAAGGCAAAGGCTACGACGTGGTGTTGCTCGGCCAGAACGAACCACTCAAGATTGATATTCCGGCGCTCGAGCAGCGCATGCGCGACCCCAAGTACGCTGCGGTTGCCGCGTCGCTCATGGAGGTGGGGTTCCAGTCGCCGCTCGACTTGTTCAGCACGTTTGCAGCCTCCGCGAGCGATCTCAAGACGTGGGTAGCCGACGCGCAGATCAATCGTGACCGGAACTTGCGGTTGCAGTACTTGGCCGGGACTGGGCTCAACACGTACGAAGGCGGACCGATCTTTTCGTCGATGGTGCGTGGGCGGGCGTTTCCGGATGATTTGTTTACGGCGACGCCGGAGTGGAAGGCCGCGTTGCGGGCGCGGATTGGGCAATAGGGGCACTGCTCGTTTTCGGTCGTTTACAGTTAGCCGTTAACCGTTAACGGTTAACCGTAAACCGCAAACGACCAAATACGATCTAGCCTTCGCACCTTGTGAGCGCACAAATAGAAAGAGCCGGCCGGGGCACCTGCCCCGGCCGGCTCTTTCCTTTACCCTGCCATCAATCGCTTAGGACTTGCGGTCAATGCAACCCGTGAAGTTCGGGTTGTTGTATTCGTCGGTCGTCACCGGGAAGTTCGTGTCGGTGCCGTACGGGCCACCCTTGAAGAACGTACCCACCGGGAAGACCTTGTCCTGCGTGCGGCCGTAGACGCGCACGAGGCGGCGGAGGTCGCCCAACCGCTGACCGCGGCCGAACGTCCAGAACGCCTTTTCACGGAAGAACAGATCCACCGCCGCCGTCTGCGTGGCCGGGTCGGGGAGCGTTGCCATCGCCGCTGGCGTGACAGCCGTGGCGGCGTTGATGCCGATCTGGGGCGGTGCGGTGCGCAACGCATTGAGGATGGTCATCATCCCCGAGATGTTGTTCGCGTTGAGCGCCGCTTCCGCTTCGATGAGGCGCGCGTCGAGACCGCTCACGATGTTCGTGGCGTCACTGCGGCCCCAATTGTTCTGCACAATGAAGTTCGTCGAGCCGTCAAAACCACGGCCAAGCGACGACGTGCCGAGCGTCGTGCCCGTCACCTTCAAACGCGGATCGCCGGCCGACGCGAACGGAATCGCGTTGCCGATGACGCCGGACGCATCCATGCTGTCGCCCACCGTCCAGCGCTTGGCGCTGTTGTTCAAGCTCCAAATCTGGTTGTCGCCCGACGTGAGCGAGTAGGTGGTGACCAGGCTGGAGAACGACGTCGGGATGCCATTGACGGCAGCCGCGGCGGCGCTGAACTGACCGAGTTCCACGAGCACCCGAGCCTGCAGGATGAGCGAGGAGTTCTTGATCGCCACCGCACCGGCATCCGTCGCCGGTGTTGCGTTGGCCAGTGCCGTGTCGAGGTGCGCCTTGGCCAGCGCGTAGATGGCGGCGTTGGTCTGCGGCGCCGAATACACGATGGAGCCAGTGCTGGCATCCGACAGCGGAATGCCGTTGCAGAACGACTCAGCCAACTCCACTTCGGCAAGAGCCATCGCAAAGTACATCTGGCTAATGCCCCACGCCGGCGCGGGCTTGTACTGCTTCAGCGCGTTGATCGCTTCGCGTGCCGAGTTGCGCACGCGGTGGATCTCGCGGTACATCGACTGCACGTTCGCGTTGCTTTCCTGAACCGTGCGCTGATCGGTTTCATTGCGCTGCGAGAACGTGTCGGACGACTTCCACTCGTCGGCGAGCAGGCCACCCAGCAACCAGGCGCCTTCGCCGCCAGCGGTGATGTTACGGACGCGCGCCAGCGCGCCGACGCGCAGGGCGTCGGCGGCGTCAGACGACGTCGCGGTGCTCGGACTAATCAAATCCGGTGTTGCAGCGTCGAGCAGCTGGTGCCGCGTGCCTTCGCACGCAGCCAGCGACCCGACCAGGACCATGACGGTCCCGGCGGCGGCAACCCGGCGGATGATCTGGTTCATATTGGTCATCGTTAGGATCTCGGCCGTGGGTTAGTAACGGAGATTGAGGCGGAACTGGAAGTACGTCGGCGGGCCCGCCGTCAGCAGCGTCTGCTGCGTGTTGGACTCGCTGTAGTTCGCTTCCGGATCCACACCCGTGTACTTGGTCCACACCTTGATGTTACGGACGCCGAGGTTGATGCTGGCGCCCTTGGCACGCAGGTAACGCGTGGCCCACTGATCAGCGAGCGTGTACGTCGCCGACACTTCACGGAGACGCCAGAACCGGAGCGGCTCGGCGTAGCCCCACTGCGTGTTCAGCGTGCCGAAATCGCGCTCGGCCACCGTCCGCGCCTGGTTGTACAGCGACGGATGCAGCGTCGAGGTGTACGGACAGCTCGTCGACTGCTGGCAGAGGAACCCTTCTTCGTTGTTGAAGAGGTTCGAACCACCCTTGTAGTCGGCCAAGATGTTGATGCGCAGACGACGCTGGAGCAGTTCCACGCCCGTCGTGAGCGAGATTTCGTCGCGCGGCTGCGAATAGCCACGGAAACGCCACACCGTGTCGATCTGCACTTCGTTCGGCGTGATGATGCCGTCGTTGTTGGCATCCGCATACGTGAACGGACGCGACCAGTAGCCAGACACCGGATAGCCGGCGGCCTGCTGCACGGTCGTGTTGAGGCCCACCGTCGGCAGCGGCTTGCCGGTGAAGTCCTTACCAAGCGACACCAGCTTGTTGCCGTTGTGCGAGAGGGAGAGCGTCATGTCGATGCCCAGCGCGCGACGGTCAACCACCTGCGCGTTGAGGAGCATTTCGATGCCGGTGTTCTGCGTGCCGCCGAGGTTGTAGCGGACGCTCGACACGTTCGTACCAGCCGACGGCGCGATCGTGAGGCTGAACAGCGCGTCTTCGGTGTGCTTGTTGTAGTACGTGACTTCGAGGTTCACGCGGCTGTTGAGCAGCTTGGCGTCAAAGCCGAGTTCGGTCTCCGACGTGCGTTCCGGCTTGAGCTCCGGATTGCCGAGGAGGTTCGAGCGCAGGCCCGAGATATCCGTGCCGGCGATCGAGGTCGTGGTGGTCGAGTAGGAACGCAGGGCGTCCGTCGGGCCCGGCTGCACGCCGGAAGCACCGGACGACACGCGCAGGCGGAGCTGGTCGAGCCACTTCAGGCGCGGGAAGAAGTCTTCGTCCGAGGCCACCCACGAGAGCGAGGCCTTGGGGTAGTACGCGCGCTGGAAGTTCGTGCCGAACGCGGAGTTCTGGTCGGAGCGGACGGCGGCCGTCACGTAGAGACGGTCGCGAATCGCGGCCTGCTCTTCAATGAAAGCACCCAGCGTGTTCTGCTGCGTCGTGCCCGAGCCGATGGACGGAATGGTGCCCGTCGCCGGCGTCTGGGCGCCCGGCGGCAACGTGCTGCCGCGCGCGGTGGTCGCGTCGTTCTTGAAGTTGATGTACTGCACGCCGACCGTGGACTTCACGTTCAACCAGGAGCGCGGCTGCCAGGTGGCGGTGCCGCTGAAGTTCGAGGTGAAGTTACGGATATTGGCGCGCGAATCGGCCGCGGTACCAAGGCGGTTCGTACCGAAGTCCGAGCCCTGGCCAAAGCGGATGAGCTGGTAGTCGTCACGATCGGAAAGATCCATGCCGACGTCAGCACGAGCCTGGAGCCAGCCGAGCGGACGCCAGTTGGCGTTCACTGAGCTAATGAAGCGCTGCAGGTTCTGGCTCGTGGTGTACTGGAACATTTCGGCGGGCGTGAAGCTGAGGTAACCCATCAGCGGCTGGCCCAGCGAGCCGACGCCCGTGTAGCCTGGGCCGGCACCCTGCCAACCCGGTCCCATCATCGCGTTGTACCAGAAGCTGTTCACGTTGTTGTCGACCTGCGGCAGGCGCTGGTCGAGGCGCACGAAGCCAGTGCTCACGGTAAGGTCGAGCTTCGGGCTCACGGCGATGTTCATGTTGGCGCGGAACGACGTCTGACCAAGGGCGTTCGGACGGCCCCACTCACCGAGGATCGCGGTCTTGGTGTCCTGCAGGCGACGGTCGCTGAAGGCCGGCATACCGAACGGCCCCGTTTCCTTCTGGTTGTCGATGCTCACGAAGTAGCGGACGTTCTCCGTGCCGCCGCTCACCTGCGCGCCGTAGTTGTCACGGACGCCCAGCTTGATCATCGTGAGATCTTGATTCTTGAAGATGTTGTTGACCGAGACGCTGTCCATCACGCACTGCGTGGAGTTCGACACCGAGAGTTCCTTGAGCAGGCACTTGCGCTGCGTGGTGGAACCCGGGGTCTTGCCGAGGATGGCGTACTGAGCCGGATAGTCATTGCGGTCGTTGATGACGCCGTGCTCACCAAACACCGTCCAGCGCGGGGCGCCGGCACGACCACGCTTGGTCGTGATGACGATGACGCCGTTGGCGGCGTCCGTGCCGTACAGCGTGGCGGCCGACGGACCCTTTACGATTTCGATGTTCTCGATTTCTTCCGGGTTGATGTCGTTCACGCGGTTCGGCGCCGTGCCACCCACGCCGATGTTCGTGCCGTTACCCGACGTCATACGGATGCCGTCGATGACGTAGATCGGGTCGTTGGAGAGTGCCACGGAGTTGGTACCGCGGATACGCACGCGGCTACCACCAGCGGTCATGTTCGACGGGAGCACCTGCACGCCCGGCGCCTTGGCCGCGAGCAGATCGCCGAAGTTCTTGACCGGGGCTTCGGCCACGCGGCTGGCCACGTCGATCGTGGCGACCGTGTTGCCGAGCTCGACCTTACGCTGCTCACCCGTTGCCGTGGTGACGACTTCCTGCAGTTTCACAACGGAGGCCGCGAGCGAGAAGTCGAGCGTCACGTTACCCGAGGCGGGCACGGTGACGGTCTTCTTCATTTCGGTGTAGCCCACGCGCAGCACGCGAATCTCTCGCGCGCCGGCGGGCACGTTCCGCAGGGTATACCGCCCCTCTGCGTTCGTGACCGTAAACACGTTCGTACCAAGAGCGATAACTCGGGCATCCCCGATCGGCTCCTTGTTGTCCTCGGCGGTGACGCGTCCCGTAATCGTCGCCTGCGCCTGGGCCGCAGCTGCGGACCCCAGAAGCAGAGCAAACGAGAACAAGAACACGCGCACC
This portion of the Gemmatimonadota bacterium genome encodes:
- a CDS encoding hotdog fold domain-containing protein produces the protein MPRNDSPGQRLLSTHRALSRFPGGRWLFTQLVKWMVPYTGSVNPRVEVLEPGHARISIRQRRRLEQHLGSIHAVALINVAEFASGGAMMTMLPPGYRGIVTKLSIEYFKKARGTVTAESRVTLPDLTVEAEYDFTSDITDESGALVARATVRWRLGPTKTS
- a CDS encoding nitronate monooxygenase → MTATAFTRHAGIEVPLICGPMYPCSNPELIAAVSEAGGIGIVQPISLTYVYGYEYREGLRRIRQLTNKPIGFNALVEAGSSLYHERMVKWVDIALEEGVRFFITSLGNPKWVCDRVHAVGGVVYHDVTDKRWALKGLDGGADGLIAVNNRAGGHTGGATPQQLFEDLASLGVPLVSAGGVGQPSEFVEQLTLGYAGVQLGTRFIATPECIASDAYKQAIVNAVESDITLTERLTGVPVSVITTDYVRRLGTKAGPFARWMLRGRRTKRWARTWFALNAVRKMKTSLNQGVGEAEYWQAGRSVAGIHAIEPAAQIVAEFAAAAAAAGV
- a CDS encoding fused MFS/spermidine synthase, which codes for MSTRQSASAAAPASNALPLLLLLFVGSGLCALIYEVVWFQLLELVIGSSAISLGVLLATFMGGMCIGSLALPRLLPTHHHPLRVYAALELGIGVIGLLVLGLVPLVGALYSPAVGHGAGAIVMRAVVAALCLLPPTILMGATLPAIARWIESSPRGVSWLGFFYGGNTAGAVIGAMFAGFYLLRRYDLSTATFVAAALNAAVAGAAWLLAKNAPSVAQIAPDVADVSFVGRGAGGVAALPFRWVVYVGIALSGLAALGAEVVWTRLLSLMLGASTYTFSIILAVFLAGLGIGSAGGSAMARRLRNPRLAFGWVQALQMVMVAYGAWMIADVLPYWPINPSLAPSPVFTMHLDVTRAAWAVLPSAVLWGASFPLALAAVAGGEADSGRLVGGVYAANTVGAIIGALLFSLVLVPQVGTHGASQALVIVSAVAALLLFASELFSTRIAAQAALVTTLVGAVAIVPRVAEVPALLVAYGRYMVTWLGQLDVVYVGEGMNSSIAVATLKSSGATQFHVAGKVEASNLSQDMKLQRMLAHLPALVHPNPKSVLIVGFGAGVTAGSFVPYPGVEHISICEIEPLIPQVVSTYFKKENNDVMHDHRTEITFDDARSFILTTRDKYDVITSDPIHPWVKGAAALYTKEYFEAVKAHLNPGGVVTQWVPLYESNLEAVKSEVATFLAVFPTGTVWANNMEGKGYDVVLLGQNEPLKIDIPALEQRMRDPKYAAVAASLMEVGFQSPLDLFSTFAASASDLKTWVADAQINRDRNLRLQYLAGTGLNTYEGGPIFSSMVRGRAFPDDLFTATPEWKAALRARIGQ
- a CDS encoding SusC/RagA family TonB-linked outer membrane protein, coding for MRVAAQRTLVRVFLFSFALLLGSAAAAQAQATITGRVTAEDNKEPIGDARVIALGTNVFTVTNAEGRYTLRNVPAGAREIRVLRVGYTEMKKTVTVPASGNVTLDFSLAASVVKLQEVVTTATGEQRKVELGNTVATIDVASRVAEAPVKNFGDLLAAKAPGVQVLPSNMTAGGSRVRIRGTNSVALSNDPIYVIDGIRMTSGNGTNIGVGGTAPNRVNDINPEEIENIEIVKGPSAATLYGTDAANGVIVITTKRGRAGAPRWTVFGEHGVINDRNDYPAQYAILGKTPGSTTQRKCLLKELSVSNSTQCVMDSVSVNNIFKNQDLTMIKLGVRDNYGAQVSGGTENVRYFVSIDNQKETGPFGMPAFSDRRLQDTKTAILGEWGRPNALGQTSFRANMNIAVSPKLDLTVSTGFVRLDQRLPQVDNNVNSFWYNAMMGPGWQGAGPGYTGVGSLGQPLMGYLSFTPAEMFQYTTSQNLQRFISSVNANWRPLGWLQARADVGMDLSDRDDYQLIRFGQGSDFGTNRLGTAADSRANIRNFTSNFSGTATWQPRSWLNVKSTVGVQYINFKNDATTARGSTLPPGAQTPATGTIPSIGSGTTQQNTLGAFIEEQAAIRDRLYVTAAVRSDQNSAFGTNFQRAYYPKASLSWVASDEDFFPRLKWLDQLRLRVSSGASGVQPGPTDALRSYSTTTTSIAGTDISGLRSNLLGNPELKPERTSETELGFDAKLLNSRVNLEVTYYNKHTEDALFSLTIAPSAGTNVSSVRYNLGGTQNTGIEMLLNAQVVDRRALGIDMTLSLSHNGNKLVSLGKDFTGKPLPTVGLNTTVQQAAGYPVSGYWSRPFTYADANNDGIITPNEVQIDTVWRFRGYSQPRDEISLTTGVELLQRRLRINILADYKGGSNLFNNEEGFLCQQSTSCPYTSTLHPSLYNQARTVAERDFGTLNTQWGYAEPLRFWRLREVSATYTLADQWATRYLRAKGASINLGVRNIKVWTKYTGVDPEANYSESNTQQTLLTAGPPTYFQFRLNLRY